The sequence ACGAAAAGCATCGATGCCAGCAGCAGCGTCGTGATCACGATCGACAGCAGGGCCGTGAGCCCCGTGCGCCGAACGAGGCTAAATCGCTGGGGTTCAAGGTTCAGGTCGAGGCCACCTTCCAGCACCACCAGAATCAGCGCCAACGTACCCAGCGTCGAGATGGCCTCCGGTACGTAGGGGATGGTCAGGTTGAAAGAGTTGGTCAGTAGCCGCAACAGCGCCCCCATCGGCAGCAGCAACAGCACGGGCGGCGTCCGAAACCGACGGCTCAGCAGGTCAAACGCGTAGGAGATCAGTACGGCGGTGCTAAGGGCAATGATGAAGTAGGAAGTAGCCAAAGTAAACTGGTTTGCCGTTTGCGGTTTAACGGGTAAAGTTGACTGACGCAGGCGTATGGCTGACGCTGCATTGGCTACCTCGTTAGGCAACCTTGACCCTTACACGATAAACCGCAAACTTCTTTTTGCTACCAAGTTAGGCGTGTTTGGTAATTTGAGCGCATGGAACTGATTTTACACCGCTTCGAGTTGCGGCTTCGTCATACGTTTACCATTGCTCACGACAGCCGCGACGTACAGCAGACGCTGATTGTGGAACTGCGCGATGGCCCGCTCAGTGGCTTCGGTGAGGCCACGGCTAACCCCTACTACGGCATCACCATCGACCGGATGATGACCGACCTCGGCCAGGTACGTTCGCTGGTCGAAACCGCCGACTGGACCACCGCCGAAGGGCTTTGGGAAACCGTCCACGATGGGTTGAAGACGAATCCTTTTGCCCAGTGCGCCCTCGATGAGGCCGCCCATGACCTTGTGGCCAAACGCGCCGGCCAGCCGCTTTTCAAACACTGGGGCCTCGACGATACCACGCCGCGCCCACTCACCAATTACACCATCGGCCTCGACACGCCCGAGGTGATGGCAGCCAAGCTCCGCGAACTCCCCTGGCCGGTATATAAGATTAAATTAGGTCGGCAGGAAACCGACATGGCGACGCTCCGCTTGCTGCGACAACAGACCGATAGTGTGTTCCGGATCGACGCCAACTGCGGCTGGACTGCCGACCAGACGATGGCGTTCATGCCCGAGCTGATCGACCTGGGTGTCGAGTTTGTGGAGCAGCCGCTGCCCGCGTCAGATTGGGACGGTATGGCGCGTCTCCGGGCCGACAGTCCGCTGCCCATTATTGCCGACGAAAGCTGCATCGTGGAAACCGACGTGGCCCGTTGCGCCGATTTTTTTCACGGTATCAATGTGAAGCTCACCAAATGCGGCGGCCTGACGCCCGCCCGCCGGATGATCGCCGAAGCCCGGCAGCGCGGCCTGCGCGTGATGGTTGGCTGCATGACCGAATCGAGCGTGGGGATTTCGGCCATCGCACACCTGCTCCCCCTGCTCGATTACGTCGATATGGACGGTACCCTGCTGATTACCAATGATCCGGCCACGGGCGTCACCTTCGACTATGGCCGGGTCATCTACGCAACCGATAACGGCACCGGCGCCGCCCTCCGATGAACCATCCTTTCACCATCGACCAACAGCCCAACCGGACTATCGTGCACAGCCGCGACGGCGGACCGGAGCGAACGTACCTGTTCTTCTCGGGTACGTCGTATCTGGGCATCGCCCAACACCCGCAGATGCAGGCGCTGCTGACCGAAGGCATAGCGCGCTACGGGTTGCATTTTGGCTCGTCGCGCAACGGCAACCTGCAACTGGCGATTTACGAAGAAGCCGAGCAGAAACTAGCCCTGTGGACCGGGGCGGCGGCGGCGCTTACCACCTCGTCGGGCATGGTGGCGGGGCAGGTCGTTGTCGACTGGCTGGCCCGACAGCCGGCAACCGATGCGCTCGTACTGCAAACGGCGGGTACACACCCAGCCCTCTGGCATCCGCTGCTCAAGGCCCAGACTGTGCCGTTTACGCCCGAAGGTCTGTTACCCGCCCTCGACCCCGCCGACCAACGCCCGCTTTGCATCCTGACCAACTCGGTGGATGCACTGCGGGGTGAGTACTACGATTTCAGTTGGCTGAGCAGCATTCGGCACCGGCGGGTGCTGCTCGTTGTCGACGATTCGCACGGCATTGGGGTGTTGCACGGGCGTCGGGGCATCTACCCGGAACTGGCCCAACTGGTAGAGAAGCAACTGCCCAACGTCACGTTTGTCGTGACGGCGTCGCTGGCGAAAGCGATGGGTCTGCCAGGCGGCGTGATACTGGGGCCGTCATTGCTGATCGAAAATTTGCGCCGAACGGCTTATTTCGGCGCCTGTTCACCCATGCCGCCCGCCTATGCCTATGCATTCGTACACGCCGGTCCGTTGTACAAAGACGCGCGTAAACGACTCGATGACAACGTAACGCTGGCCGAAAAACGGCTGATACCTACGGGCCTGTTTACGCACGGCGCAGGTTACCCCGTTTTCTACACCGACCACGACGAACTGTACCCGAAGCTGCTTAAACAGGGCATCTTCATCTATTCATTCGCCTACCCCACCCCGGCCGACAAAGCCAATACCCGCATCGTTATCAGCGCGTACCATGAACCCAACGACATCGACAAACTGGCCGAGGCGATTCAGCACGTATTGTAGCGTCGCCCTCCTTTGCGCCACCCTGGCAGCGACCCCGGCGCTGGCCCAATCGCCCAATCTGGGTAAAACGGACAAGCTGCTGGCCGATCTGCTGGCGAGTCGGCCGGACCAGTTCAGCGCGGTACTGGCCCATCCCGAGCGGCACGACGTGCAGATTATCTACACGCAGATCGACCGCGACGCGCAGAATCGGCCGTCGTTCCGCACGTTTCAGTACCGGGTCGATAAGGATCGTTACTTCTATCCGGCCAGTACGGTGAAACTACCGGCGGTGCTGATGGCGCTGGAAAAACTGAATAAGCTGGGTATCCCGCGCGACACGCCGATGATCACCGACTCAGCCTACAGCGGGCAAAAGCGGGTGTGGCGCGATACCACCGCCCGCAACGGAAAACCATCGGTAACGCACTACGCCAAAAAAATCCTGCTCGTCAGCGATAACGACGCTTATAACCGGCTGTATGAACTGCTGGGTCAATGTGCGTTCAACGACGACCTGCGGGCGAAAGGCTACCTCGGTCACCGGTTCACGCACCGCCTTTCGCTACCGCTAACGCCCGATCAGAACGCGCACACCAACCCGGTTACGTTTCTGACGAATCAAAACACGTCGCCCGTCGTCAAGATCAGCGATATGGGTCAGCTCACGAAAACGCTGGATACCACGCTGGCCCGGCTAATGACGTCGCTGCCCGCTCAATTTTGTGATCACACGCCTGCGCCAGCGGAGCGCATCCTGCGCGGGACCGGCTACATGGCCGGGGGTTCGTTCTACGCGGGCGATTCGCTGGTGAAACAGCCGTTCGACTTTACGGGCCGCAACTGTTTTCCGCTGGAGGAGCAACAGGCGATTCTGCGGGCGGTGCTCTTTCCCGAAGCCGTACCGGCCAATCAACGCTTTCAGCTGACGCCCGACGACTACCGGTTT comes from Fibrella aestuarina BUZ 2 and encodes:
- a CDS encoding dipeptide epimerase codes for the protein MELILHRFELRLRHTFTIAHDSRDVQQTLIVELRDGPLSGFGEATANPYYGITIDRMMTDLGQVRSLVETADWTTAEGLWETVHDGLKTNPFAQCALDEAAHDLVAKRAGQPLFKHWGLDDTTPRPLTNYTIGLDTPEVMAAKLRELPWPVYKIKLGRQETDMATLRLLRQQTDSVFRIDANCGWTADQTMAFMPELIDLGVEFVEQPLPASDWDGMARLRADSPLPIIADESCIVETDVARCADFFHGINVKLTKCGGLTPARRMIAEARQRGLRVMVGCMTESSVGISAIAHLLPLLDYVDMDGTLLITNDPATGVTFDYGRVIYATDNGTGAALR
- a CDS encoding aminotransferase class I/II-fold pyridoxal phosphate-dependent enzyme, producing MNHPFTIDQQPNRTIVHSRDGGPERTYLFFSGTSYLGIAQHPQMQALLTEGIARYGLHFGSSRNGNLQLAIYEEAEQKLALWTGAAAALTTSSGMVAGQVVVDWLARQPATDALVLQTAGTHPALWHPLLKAQTVPFTPEGLLPALDPADQRPLCILTNSVDALRGEYYDFSWLSSIRHRRVLLVVDDSHGIGVLHGRRGIYPELAQLVEKQLPNVTFVVTASLAKAMGLPGGVILGPSLLIENLRRTAYFGACSPMPPAYAYAFVHAGPLYKDARKRLDDNVTLAEKRLIPTGLFTHGAGYPVFYTDHDELYPKLLKQGIFIYSFAYPTPADKANTRIVISAYHEPNDIDKLAEAIQHVL
- a CDS encoding serine hydrolase, which gives rise to MNPTTSTNWPRRFSTYCSVALLCATLAATPALAQSPNLGKTDKLLADLLASRPDQFSAVLAHPERHDVQIIYTQIDRDAQNRPSFRTFQYRVDKDRYFYPASTVKLPAVLMALEKLNKLGIPRDTPMITDSAYSGQKRVWRDTTARNGKPSVTHYAKKILLVSDNDAYNRLYELLGQCAFNDDLRAKGYLGHRFTHRLSLPLTPDQNAHTNPVTFLTNQNTSPVVKISDMGQLTKTLDTTLARLMTSLPAQFCDHTPAPAERILRGTGYMAGGSFYAGDSLVKQPFDFTGRNCFPLEEQQAILRAVLFPEAVPANQRFQLTPDDYRFVYQHMSQLPRETRWPNYQADPALYDSYCKFLLVGDRKTPLPSSIRIFNKVGDAYGYLLDNAYIVDFDKGIEFMVTAMISCNSDGIFNDDKYDYDTVGFPFMGNLGRLIYDYEATRKKPRQPDLSRFKLTYGE